A window from Synechococcus sp. RSCCF101 encodes these proteins:
- a CDS encoding M15 family metallopeptidase, whose translation MIPPEETLPARPWHPIPIEDCGEPLTPLPGSLQRLLPHPYARLGAPYGNGADPFRLRRGVVERLLQAQDHLQRRVPSCRLAIFDAWRPVAVQAFMVRHARREECLRCGIDPDRDSPERQEVHERVDRFWAAPSRDPGTPPPHSTGAAVDLTLAGDDGTLLAMGGAIDAIGAISEPDHHAAAATLDPGGDAALWHGRRCLLRAAMETAGFRQHPNEWWHFSWGDQLWAWRAGAATARYGGMEAAVRGADQAG comes from the coding sequence ATGATTCCGCCAGAGGAGACGCTGCCGGCCAGGCCCTGGCACCCGATTCCGATCGAGGACTGCGGCGAACCCCTGACGCCTCTGCCCGGTTCGCTGCAGCGGCTGCTGCCCCATCCCTACGCCCGACTCGGGGCGCCCTACGGCAACGGGGCGGATCCGTTCCGGCTGCGGCGCGGCGTGGTGGAGCGGCTGCTTCAGGCCCAGGACCATCTGCAGCGGCGGGTGCCCAGCTGCCGTCTGGCCATCTTCGATGCCTGGCGCCCGGTGGCGGTGCAGGCCTTCATGGTGCGGCACGCCAGGCGGGAGGAATGCCTCCGCTGCGGCATCGACCCGGATCGGGACAGCCCCGAGCGGCAGGAGGTGCATGAGCGGGTGGACCGGTTCTGGGCCGCACCCAGCCGGGACCCGGGGACCCCGCCGCCCCACAGCACCGGAGCGGCCGTGGACCTCACCCTGGCGGGCGATGACGGCACCCTTCTGGCGATGGGAGGAGCCATCGACGCGATCGGTGCCATCTCCGAACCGGACCATCACGCCGCGGCCGCGACCCTGGACCCCGGCGGGGACGCCGCCCTCTGGCACGGACGCCGCTGCCTGCTGCGCGCCGCAATGGAGACCGCCGGCTTCCGGCAGCATCCCAACGAGTGGTGGCACTTCAGCTGGGGAGACCAGCTCTGGGCCTGGCGGGCCGGCGCGGCCACGGCCCGCTACGGCGGCATGGAGGCTGCCGTTCGGGGCGCGGATCAGGCGGGCTGA
- the recG gene encoding ATP-dependent DNA helicase RecG, which yields MGQGRGTDQPAASLTAAGPEAAAGLEEWIRLLFRALRLEAERGWPDLMGRRERFSAFLARSLASPHPRLAEGDRGRLRDLATSFSGYGGMEEPARRHLVVRTQQLLQSLRPASPDRSAAPPRLNLGRSDARTPAGAAAREAVVPAGTPLAQCPGIGAATATRLIGLGLVTAGDLARHYPRDYLDYSNRVRIADLEPGTTATVVATVRRCHSFTSSRNPSLSVLEILLRDVSGSLRVTRFFTGRRYGKGGWLKSQERLYPPGSLLVLSGLVKDSRQGPRLQDPLIERLDHPGAAVRSSVIGRLQPVYGLTEGLTAERLRRAIAGLLPSMRRWPDPLGQATRQAAGLMERGEALVQMHEPEDRASLEAARHRLVFDEFLLLQLRLLQRRQRLRQRHSPPLAVPHDGGGLLGRFLRRLPFSLTGAQRRVLAEIQADMGRADPMARLVQGDVGSGKTVVAVAALLIAVDAGCQGVLMAPTEVLAVQHMRSLARWLPQLHVSVGLLTGSTPRPQRRELLQDLENGMLRVLVGTHALLEDPVSFARLGLVVVDEQHRFGVRQRDRLLGKGLQPHLLTMTATPIPRTLALALHGDLDVSQIDERPPGRRPIATSLLAASRRDEAYGLIRREVEAGGRAYVILPLVEESETLDLRSAVEVHQHLSAEVFPDLGVGLLHGRLNSQDKQAAIEAFAAGDAQVLVSTTVVEVGVDVPEASVMVIEHADRFGLAQLHQLRGRVGRGERPSHCILINDSRQPQARQRLEVMVRSNDGFELADMDLRLRGPGQVLGTRQSGLPDLALASLSDDGSVLEEAREMAQTLIENDPDLESAPLLRQALAGPDGGAGSPILN from the coding sequence GTGGGCCAGGGACGTGGCACAGACCAGCCGGCCGCGTCCCTGACGGCCGCGGGCCCTGAGGCCGCAGCGGGGCTGGAGGAGTGGATCCGTCTCCTGTTCAGGGCCCTGCGCCTGGAGGCCGAGCGGGGCTGGCCCGATCTGATGGGACGCCGGGAGCGCTTCAGCGCCTTCCTGGCCCGGAGCCTGGCCAGTCCGCATCCCCGGCTCGCGGAGGGGGACCGCGGCCGTCTGCGGGATCTCGCGACCAGCTTCTCGGGCTACGGCGGCATGGAGGAGCCGGCCCGGCGGCATCTGGTGGTCCGCACCCAGCAGCTCCTGCAGAGCCTGCGGCCGGCCTCACCCGACCGGAGCGCCGCACCGCCGCGCCTGAATCTCGGTCGATCCGACGCTCGGACGCCCGCCGGCGCCGCAGCCCGGGAGGCTGTGGTGCCGGCGGGCACGCCCCTGGCGCAATGCCCCGGGATCGGTGCCGCCACAGCGACCCGGTTGATCGGGCTCGGCCTGGTGACGGCCGGCGACCTGGCGCGCCACTACCCGCGCGACTATCTCGACTACTCCAACAGGGTGCGGATCGCCGATCTGGAGCCGGGCACCACAGCCACCGTGGTGGCCACCGTGCGGCGCTGCCACAGCTTCACCAGCAGCCGCAACCCGAGCCTGTCGGTGCTGGAGATCCTGCTGCGGGATGTCAGCGGCAGCCTGCGGGTCACCCGCTTCTTCACGGGACGGCGCTACGGCAAGGGCGGATGGCTGAAGAGTCAGGAGCGGCTCTACCCGCCGGGCAGCCTGCTGGTGCTCAGCGGCCTGGTGAAGGACAGCCGGCAGGGGCCCCGCCTCCAGGATCCCCTGATCGAGCGGCTGGACCATCCGGGAGCGGCGGTGCGCTCGTCGGTGATCGGCCGGCTTCAGCCGGTCTACGGCCTCACCGAGGGGCTCACGGCGGAGCGGCTGCGGCGGGCCATCGCCGGCCTGCTGCCGAGCATGCGCCGCTGGCCCGACCCGCTCGGGCAGGCCACCCGCCAGGCGGCCGGGCTGATGGAGCGCGGTGAGGCCCTGGTTCAGATGCATGAGCCGGAGGACAGGGCCAGCCTGGAGGCCGCGCGCCATCGGCTGGTCTTCGATGAGTTCCTGCTGCTGCAGCTGCGCCTGCTGCAGCGGCGCCAGCGCCTGCGCCAACGTCACTCACCGCCGCTGGCGGTGCCCCACGACGGCGGCGGGCTGCTGGGACGCTTCCTGCGGCGGCTCCCCTTCAGCCTGACAGGAGCCCAGCGGCGGGTACTGGCTGAGATCCAGGCCGACATGGGCCGGGCGGACCCGATGGCGCGCCTGGTGCAGGGCGATGTGGGCAGCGGCAAGACCGTGGTGGCGGTGGCGGCCCTGCTGATCGCCGTGGACGCGGGCTGCCAGGGCGTGCTGATGGCCCCCACCGAGGTGCTGGCCGTGCAGCACATGCGCTCCCTCGCCCGCTGGCTGCCCCAGCTGCACGTGAGCGTCGGCCTGCTGACGGGCTCCACGCCGCGGCCGCAGCGCCGGGAGCTGCTGCAGGACCTGGAGAACGGCATGCTGCGGGTGCTGGTGGGAACCCACGCGCTGCTGGAGGACCCGGTGTCCTTCGCGCGGCTGGGGCTCGTGGTGGTGGACGAACAGCACCGCTTCGGCGTGCGGCAGCGGGACCGGCTGCTGGGGAAGGGACTTCAGCCCCACCTGCTCACCATGACGGCCACCCCGATCCCCCGCACCCTGGCACTGGCCCTGCACGGCGACCTGGATGTGAGTCAGATCGATGAACGCCCCCCCGGGCGTCGCCCGATCGCCACATCGCTGCTGGCCGCGAGCCGGCGCGACGAGGCCTACGGCCTGATCCGGCGCGAGGTGGAGGCCGGCGGGCGGGCCTACGTGATCCTCCCCCTCGTGGAGGAGTCGGAGACGCTGGATCTGCGCTCCGCGGTGGAGGTGCATCAGCATCTCAGCGCCGAGGTGTTCCCCGATCTGGGCGTGGGGCTGCTGCATGGACGGCTGAACAGCCAGGACAAGCAGGCGGCGATCGAGGCCTTCGCCGCCGGCGACGCTCAGGTGCTCGTCTCCACCACCGTGGTGGAGGTGGGGGTGGATGTGCCGGAGGCGAGCGTGATGGTGATCGAGCATGCCGACCGCTTCGGACTGGCCCAGCTGCACCAGCTTCGCGGCCGCGTCGGCCGGGGCGAACGCCCGTCCCATTGCATCCTGATCAACGACAGCCGGCAGCCCCAGGCGCGGCAGCGACTCGAGGTGATGGTGCGCTCGAACGACGGCTTCGAGCTGGCCGACATGGATCTGCGCCTGCGGGGTCCGGGCCAGGTGCTCGGCACCCGCCAGTCGGGCCTGCCCGATCTGGCCCTGGCGAGCCTCAGTGACGACGGCTCGGTGCTGGAGGAGGCCCGCGAGATGGCCCAGACCCTGATCGAGAACGACCCGGATCTGGAGTCCGCGCCCCTGCTGCGCCAGGCCCTGGCCGGTCCGGACGGAGGCGCCGGCTCGCCGATCCTCAACTGA
- a CDS encoding glycosyltransferase family 2 protein: MQISVVIPTYNRLPILQKSLRALERQDASPLVGDYEVVVVDDGSTDDTVGWLRAAAAELPHVRLIQQEHGGPAEGRNRGVAHARGDVIVFIDSDLVVTPSFLGAHARALEAAWSRRGDRLCFTYGAVINTSRFDDPCSEPHKLSDLSWAYFATGNVGIDRAVLEQSGLFDTSFRLYGWEDLELGERLRQMGVSLIRCPEAVGYHWHPAFSLDQIPRLLEVERQRARMGLVFYRKHPTGRVRMIIQFTWLHRLLWELLTLGGLLNERSLRPLLAWLIRQGRPALALEVLRVSLNLVGVRSLQREARLAGVR; this comes from the coding sequence ATGCAGATCAGTGTCGTCATCCCCACTTACAACCGCCTCCCCATCCTTCAGAAGTCCCTTCGGGCTCTGGAACGACAGGACGCCTCGCCGCTGGTGGGGGACTATGAGGTTGTGGTGGTCGATGACGGCTCCACCGACGACACCGTCGGCTGGCTGAGGGCCGCGGCAGCGGAGCTGCCTCATGTCCGCCTGATCCAGCAGGAGCACGGTGGCCCGGCCGAAGGCCGCAACCGCGGCGTGGCCCACGCCCGCGGCGATGTGATCGTCTTCATCGACAGCGATCTGGTGGTGACGCCCTCCTTCCTCGGCGCCCACGCCCGGGCTCTGGAGGCGGCCTGGTCGCGGCGGGGCGATCGGCTCTGTTTCACCTACGGAGCCGTGATCAACACCAGCCGCTTCGATGATCCCTGCTCCGAGCCCCACAAGCTCTCGGATCTCTCCTGGGCCTACTTCGCCACCGGCAACGTGGGAATCGACCGAGCGGTTCTCGAGCAGTCCGGCCTGTTCGACACCAGCTTCCGCCTCTACGGCTGGGAGGATCTGGAGCTGGGCGAGCGCCTCAGGCAGATGGGTGTGTCCCTGATCCGCTGCCCGGAGGCCGTTGGCTACCACTGGCATCCGGCCTTCAGCCTGGACCAGATCCCCCGCCTGCTGGAGGTGGAGCGCCAGCGGGCCCGCATGGGGCTGGTCTTCTACCGGAAGCATCCCACCGGCCGGGTTCGGATGATCATCCAGTTCACCTGGCTGCATCGCCTGCTCTGGGAACTGCTGACCCTCGGAGGTCTGCTCAACGAACGCTCACTGCGGCCCCTGCTGGCCTGGCTGATCCGTCAGGGGCGGCCGGCCCTGGCCCTGGAGGTTCTCCGCGTCAGCCTCAACCTGGTCGGTGTGCGCAGCCTGCAGCGGGAGGCGCGGCTGGCAGGGGTGCGCTGA
- a CDS encoding pitrilysin family protein, whose translation MPGQQHSPDLEVHQLGNGASWVAASMPEAPLTCLDFWCRAGSVSETPAQRGMAHFLEHMVFKGSPDLPAGAFDRAIEQLGGSSNAATGYDDVHYHVLVPPEQVPRALELLLDLVLHPSLEAEDFSMERRVVLEEIAQSNDQPEERVIQSLLTLCCPDHPYGRPILGDPEVLLAMTPEAMGAFHADRYRAGNCCLAVAGSLPAGLAGTIAGSALADLPCGGAAPPTASIRSLPRRSTLPVPRLESGRLLMAWHQPAAADLDGVVGGDLITSLLGEGRGSVLVHRLREELRLAESVDLDLNVMEAGSLALLEVAAPAGQLDAVEAAVGEAWQEQMDRGCDSGALARAGRMVANGLRFALETPTSVAAMAGSGLLWGRRQALDHPLSLIDGWTPDRLRSTLLPALDPAAATVLRAVPA comes from the coding sequence TTGCCCGGCCAGCAGCACAGTCCCGATCTGGAGGTGCACCAGCTCGGCAACGGCGCCTCCTGGGTGGCGGCCTCCATGCCGGAAGCACCGCTGACCTGCCTCGATTTCTGGTGCCGGGCCGGCAGCGTCAGCGAAACCCCCGCCCAGCGGGGCATGGCCCACTTCCTCGAGCACATGGTGTTCAAGGGCAGCCCGGATCTCCCGGCGGGAGCCTTTGACCGGGCGATCGAGCAGCTCGGCGGCAGCAGCAATGCGGCCACCGGCTACGACGATGTGCACTACCACGTGCTGGTGCCTCCCGAGCAGGTGCCGCGGGCTCTCGAGCTGCTGCTGGACCTGGTGCTCCACCCGAGCCTGGAGGCGGAGGACTTCTCCATGGAGCGCCGGGTGGTGCTCGAGGAGATCGCCCAGTCGAACGACCAGCCCGAGGAGCGGGTGATTCAGAGCCTGCTGACCCTCTGCTGCCCGGACCATCCCTACGGCCGGCCGATCCTCGGGGATCCGGAGGTCCTGCTGGCCATGACCCCGGAGGCCATGGGCGCGTTCCATGCCGACCGCTACCGGGCCGGCAACTGCTGTCTGGCCGTTGCCGGCAGCCTGCCGGCCGGCCTGGCCGGCACCATTGCCGGCAGCGCCCTGGCCGATCTCCCCTGCGGCGGCGCAGCGCCACCCACCGCTTCGATCCGCTCGCTTCCCCGGCGCAGCACCCTGCCCGTTCCCCGCCTGGAATCGGGCCGCCTGCTGATGGCCTGGCACCAGCCCGCCGCTGCCGATCTCGACGGCGTGGTGGGCGGTGATCTGATCACCAGCCTGCTCGGCGAGGGCCGGGGCAGCGTGCTGGTGCATCGCCTGCGCGAGGAGCTGCGGCTGGCCGAGAGCGTGGATCTGGATCTCAATGTGATGGAGGCGGGCAGCCTCGCCCTGCTCGAGGTGGCCGCCCCGGCCGGGCAGCTCGATGCGGTGGAAGCCGCCGTCGGCGAGGCCTGGCAGGAGCAGATGGATCGGGGCTGCGATTCCGGGGCTCTGGCCCGGGCCGGGCGCATGGTGGCCAACGGGTTGCGGTTCGCCCTGGAAACCCCCACCTCGGTGGCAGCCATGGCGGGAAGCGGCCTGCTCTGGGGTCGCCGCCAGGCACTCGATCACCCTCTTTCCCTGATCGACGGCTGGACGCCGGATCGCCTCCGCAGCACCCTGCTGCCCGCCCTGGATCCCGCGGCGGCCACGGTGCTGCGGGCGGTGCCGGCGTGA
- the devC gene encoding ABC transporter permease DevC produces the protein MIRFWERRSIPLAWLLLTRQPMRLLVALAGISFAGILMFMQLGFRDGLFDASVTVHERFDADLVLLSPRSMSSISMAGFPERRLVQAMAAPEVTGITPVHWNFLLWRNPETRRTRSILALGFEPGDPLFVEPGLDGQGETLVNRGRVLFDERSREEFGPVAEWFREGRTVETEVAGKRVRVSGLVTLGPSFGADGNLLTSRETFLRLTPDNPPGSIELGLVRLRPDADPADVAARLEALLPDDVAVKTKQDFIEFEKNYWRTSTAIGFIFSLGAAMGFVVGCVIVYQILHSDVSDHLPEYATLMAMGYRLKTLLGVVAREGLLLAVLGYLPAYAAGQVLYALVRSSTRLPVSMTGARSSLVFTMILVMCMGSAAMAMRRLADADPAEIF, from the coding sequence ATGATCCGGTTCTGGGAGCGGCGCAGCATTCCCCTGGCCTGGCTGCTGCTGACCCGGCAGCCGATGCGCCTTCTGGTGGCTCTGGCGGGCATCAGCTTCGCCGGAATCCTGATGTTCATGCAGCTCGGTTTCCGCGACGGCCTGTTCGATGCCAGCGTCACCGTGCACGAGCGTTTCGACGCCGACCTCGTGCTGCTGAGTCCCCGCTCGATGAGCTCCATCAGCATGGCCGGCTTTCCCGAGCGACGGCTGGTGCAGGCCATGGCGGCACCGGAGGTGACGGGAATCACGCCGGTGCACTGGAACTTCCTGCTCTGGCGCAACCCCGAGACCCGGCGCACCCGCTCGATCCTCGCCCTGGGTTTCGAGCCCGGCGATCCCCTGTTCGTGGAGCCTGGTCTCGACGGCCAGGGGGAAACCCTGGTGAACCGCGGTCGGGTGCTCTTCGACGAGCGCTCGCGGGAGGAGTTCGGTCCGGTGGCCGAGTGGTTCCGCGAGGGCCGCACCGTGGAGACCGAGGTGGCCGGCAAGCGGGTGCGGGTCTCCGGTCTGGTGACCCTCGGCCCCTCCTTCGGCGCCGACGGGAACCTGCTGACGAGCCGCGAGACCTTCCTGAGGCTCACGCCGGACAATCCGCCCGGGAGCATCGAGCTGGGTCTGGTGCGGCTCCGGCCGGATGCCGACCCTGCAGATGTGGCAGCGCGCCTGGAGGCCCTGCTGCCGGACGATGTGGCCGTGAAGACCAAGCAGGACTTCATCGAGTTCGAGAAGAACTACTGGCGCACCAGCACGGCGATCGGATTCATCTTCTCCCTCGGGGCCGCCATGGGCTTCGTGGTGGGCTGCGTGATCGTGTATCAGATCCTCCACAGCGACGTGAGTGATCACCTGCCCGAGTACGCCACGCTGATGGCGATGGGCTACCGGCTCAAAACCCTCCTGGGGGTGGTCGCCCGCGAAGGCCTGTTGCTGGCTGTGCTCGGCTATCTGCCCGCCTACGCCGCCGGTCAGGTCCTGTACGCCCTGGTGCGCAGCTCGACCCGTCTGCCCGTGAGCATGACCGGAGCGCGATCCAGCCTCGTGTTCACCATGATCCTGGTGATGTGCATGGGCTCCGCCGCCATGGCCATGCGCCGTCTGGCGGATGCCGATCCGGCGGAGATCTTCTGA
- a CDS encoding efflux RND transporter periplasmic adaptor subunit, with protein MGGPLHRDAPVRRPAAAGLRRPLLLLIPAALIIGGGAVLLQQRVTAPTAAGPETAERPPAPPRSVAALGRLEPEGDIRNLAAPVSGFGGTPRIETLHVREGDRVGTGELLATFDNRANLLAERAVITTRLRSLSTELELQQRETARYRRLAEAGATSSDDLDQRELELVQIQGRLDQARAELRELDTDLKDTELRAPFAGTVLRLHARAGERPGSDGVLELGASDRMQAVIEVYETDIDRVAVGQPVRLTSESGGFEGELRGRVLRISPQVRQRQVLATDPTGDVDARIVEVRASLDPEDAARVSRLAGLKLIARFEPQ; from the coding sequence ATGGGCGGACCGCTACATCGAGACGCTCCTGTTCGACGACCCGCCGCGGCCGGCCTGAGACGGCCTCTGCTGCTGCTCATCCCCGCCGCCCTGATCATCGGCGGCGGCGCGGTGCTGCTCCAGCAACGGGTCACCGCTCCAACCGCAGCCGGGCCGGAGACGGCTGAGCGCCCCCCGGCTCCACCCAGATCGGTGGCCGCCCTGGGTCGTCTGGAACCCGAAGGGGACATCCGGAATCTGGCCGCTCCCGTCTCCGGCTTCGGCGGCACGCCGAGGATCGAGACCCTGCACGTGCGGGAGGGCGACCGGGTCGGCACTGGTGAACTGCTGGCCACCTTCGACAACCGGGCCAATCTGCTGGCGGAGCGGGCTGTGATCACCACCCGCCTGCGCAGCCTGAGCACCGAGCTGGAGCTGCAGCAGCGCGAGACCGCCCGGTACCGGCGCCTCGCGGAAGCCGGTGCCACCTCCTCGGATGACCTCGACCAGCGGGAGCTGGAGCTGGTGCAGATCCAGGGCCGGCTCGATCAGGCTCGCGCCGAACTCAGGGAACTGGACACGGACCTGAAGGACACGGAGCTGCGGGCACCCTTCGCCGGCACCGTGCTGCGGCTCCATGCCCGCGCCGGTGAGCGACCCGGCAGCGACGGGGTGCTGGAGCTTGGTGCCAGCGACCGGATGCAGGCGGTGATCGAGGTTTACGAGACCGACATCGATCGCGTCGCGGTCGGTCAGCCGGTGCGCCTGACCAGCGAGAGCGGTGGCTTCGAGGGGGAGCTGCGCGGGCGCGTGCTGCGCATCAGCCCCCAGGTGCGGCAGCGGCAGGTGCTGGCCACCGACCCCACCGGTGATGTGGACGCACGCATCGTGGAGGTGCGGGCCAGCCTCGATCCCGAGGATGCGGCCCGGGTCTCCCGTCTGGCGGGTCTGAAGCTGATCGCCCGCTTCGAACCGCAATGA
- a CDS encoding ATP-binding cassette domain-containing protein, translating into MAAVSVEGLSHWYGRGETRRRVLQEVGFAIAPGEVVLLTGPSGCGKTTLLTLVGGLRQVQQGSVRVLGEELQGSGRALRQRVRRRIGMIFQGHNLLRCLSAEQNVQMGSDLLPGLPYRERRRQAQHWLEAVGLADERRKLPHDLSGGQKQRVAIARALAARPRLLLADEPTAALDSRTGREVVELLRRLARDQGCAVLMVTHDPRILDVADRLLEMEDGRLRETEAPDMAVGNGAGTFALSGPG; encoded by the coding sequence ATGGCGGCCGTGTCGGTCGAGGGGCTCAGCCACTGGTACGGCCGCGGTGAGACCCGGCGGCGGGTGCTGCAGGAGGTGGGCTTCGCGATCGCCCCCGGCGAGGTGGTGCTGCTCACCGGTCCCTCCGGCTGCGGCAAGACCACCCTGCTCACCCTGGTGGGCGGCCTGAGGCAGGTGCAGCAGGGGTCGGTGCGTGTGCTGGGCGAGGAACTGCAGGGCTCCGGCCGGGCGCTGCGTCAACGGGTCAGGCGCCGCATCGGCATGATCTTCCAGGGCCACAACCTGCTGCGCTGCCTGAGTGCGGAGCAGAACGTGCAGATGGGCTCCGACCTGCTGCCGGGCCTGCCCTACCGCGAACGGCGTCGCCAGGCACAGCACTGGCTGGAGGCGGTGGGCCTGGCGGACGAACGCCGCAAGCTCCCCCACGATCTCTCCGGCGGTCAGAAGCAGAGGGTGGCCATCGCCAGGGCCCTGGCCGCCCGGCCGCGTCTGCTGCTGGCGGATGAACCCACCGCCGCCCTCGACAGCCGGACCGGCCGGGAGGTGGTGGAGCTGCTCCGCCGGCTGGCGCGGGACCAGGGGTGCGCCGTGCTGATGGTGACCCACGATCCACGCATCCTCGATGTGGCCGATCGCCTGCTCGAGATGGAGGACGGCCGGCTGCGGGAGACGGAAGCCCCCGACATGGCTGTCGGCAATGGAGCGGGAACCTTTGCCCTGTCCGGCCCCGGCTGA
- a CDS encoding phycocyanobilin:ferredoxin oxidoreductase — protein sequence MPIATGSDASTDTRLNPLADALADLITESWSRLPDLEPLPIDPELEAISGSLDGDDLFIRNSLRRARGYRKMHLETARLGAGLQILHCVFFPDPRHDLPLFGADVVASRAGVSAAIADLSPVAAELPAALSSALRQRPEPPYSQPRELPAWGDIFSPFVRFVRPVGPEEEGWFLDDVRLFLDLIADAVASSRPQASDDPATVHRYEMQLSYCLQQKRNDKTRRALEKAFNPSWADRYIETLLFDDPPRPA from the coding sequence ATGCCCATCGCCACCGGTTCGGACGCCTCGACCGACACCCGCCTGAATCCGCTGGCGGATGCCCTGGCGGACCTGATCACGGAGAGCTGGAGCCGTCTGCCGGATCTGGAGCCGCTGCCGATCGATCCGGAGCTGGAGGCCATCAGCGGGTCCCTCGATGGCGACGACCTCTTCATCCGCAACAGCCTGCGGCGCGCCCGCGGCTACCGGAAGATGCACCTGGAGACCGCCCGCCTCGGGGCCGGCCTTCAGATCCTGCACTGCGTGTTCTTCCCCGATCCACGCCACGATCTGCCCCTGTTCGGGGCGGACGTGGTGGCCAGCCGGGCCGGGGTCTCGGCCGCCATCGCCGACCTCTCGCCCGTTGCAGCGGAGCTGCCGGCCGCTCTGAGCAGCGCCCTTCGCCAGCGCCCGGAGCCCCCCTACAGCCAGCCCAGGGAGCTTCCGGCCTGGGGCGACATCTTCTCCCCCTTCGTCCGCTTCGTCCGGCCGGTGGGGCCCGAGGAGGAGGGCTGGTTTCTCGATGATGTGCGCCTGTTTCTCGATCTGATCGCGGATGCCGTGGCCTCCAGCCGGCCCCAGGCGTCCGACGACCCGGCTACGGTGCATCGTTACGAGATGCAACTTTCGTATTGCCTTCAGCAGAAGCGCAACGACAAGACACGACGAGCCCTGGAGAAGGCGTTCAATCCCTCATGGGCGGACCGCTACATCGAGACGCTCCTGTTCGACGACCCGCCGCGGCCGGCCTGA
- the rpsB gene encoding 30S ribosomal protein S2 — protein MAVVTLAEMMEAGAHFGHQTRRWNPKMSRYIYCARNGVHIIDLVQTAVCMNSAYKWVRGAARSGKRFLFVGTKKQASEVIAQEAARCGASYVNQRWLGGMLTNWTTMRARIDRLKDLERMEASGAIAMRPKKEGSVLRRELERLQKYLGGLKNMRRLPDVVVLVDQRRESNAVLECRKLDIPLVSMLDTNCDPDLADVPIPCNDDAVRSVQLVLSRLADAINEGRHGSQDQRGIED, from the coding sequence ATGGCTGTTGTCACACTCGCCGAGATGATGGAGGCGGGTGCCCACTTCGGGCACCAGACCCGTCGTTGGAACCCGAAGATGTCGCGCTACATCTATTGCGCGCGCAACGGTGTCCACATCATCGATCTCGTGCAGACCGCCGTCTGCATGAACAGCGCCTACAAGTGGGTGCGCGGTGCCGCCCGCAGCGGCAAGCGCTTCCTCTTCGTCGGCACCAAGAAGCAGGCCTCCGAAGTGATCGCCCAGGAGGCGGCCCGCTGCGGCGCCTCCTATGTCAACCAGCGCTGGCTGGGCGGCATGCTCACCAACTGGACCACGATGCGGGCCCGCATCGACCGCCTCAAGGACCTCGAGCGGATGGAGGCCTCCGGCGCCATCGCCATGCGCCCGAAGAAGGAGGGCTCGGTTCTGCGCCGTGAGCTGGAGCGACTCCAGAAGTATCTCGGTGGCCTCAAGAACATGCGCCGCCTGCCCGACGTGGTGGTGCTCGTGGACCAGCGCCGTGAATCGAACGCGGTGCTCGAGTGCCGCAAGCTCGACATCCCTCTGGTGTCGATGCTCGACACCAACTGCGATCCCGACCTCGCCGACGTGCCCATCCCCTGCAACGACGACGCCGTGCGTTCGGTGCAGCTTGTGCTCAGCCGGCTCGCGGACGCGATCAACGAAGGCCGCCACGGCTCCCAGGACCAGCGCGGCATCGAGGACTGA
- the tsf gene encoding translation elongation factor Ts, whose amino-acid sequence MSMAVSAKLVKDLRDKTGAGMMDCKKALAENDGDMTKAVEWLRQKGIASAEKKAGRTAAEGAIGSYIHTGARVGVLVEVNCETDFVARGDLFQELIRNVAMQVAACPNVEYVSTEEIPEAVSEREKAIEMGRDDLAGKPEAIKEKIVSGRIGKRLKELALLEQPYIKDSTMSVSEMVKQVAGQIGENIQVRRFTRYTLGEGIEVAGSDFAAEVAAMGA is encoded by the coding sequence ATCTCGATGGCCGTCTCCGCCAAGCTCGTGAAGGACCTGCGCGACAAGACCGGCGCAGGAATGATGGATTGCAAGAAGGCCCTCGCCGAGAACGACGGCGACATGACCAAGGCCGTGGAATGGCTGCGTCAGAAGGGAATCGCCAGCGCCGAGAAGAAGGCGGGCCGCACCGCCGCCGAAGGGGCGATCGGCAGCTACATCCACACCGGCGCCCGTGTCGGTGTGCTGGTGGAAGTGAACTGCGAAACCGACTTCGTCGCCCGCGGTGATCTCTTCCAGGAGCTCATCCGCAACGTGGCCATGCAGGTGGCGGCCTGCCCCAACGTGGAGTACGTCAGCACCGAGGAGATCCCCGAAGCGGTGAGCGAGCGCGAGAAGGCGATCGAGATGGGTCGCGACGATCTCGCGGGCAAGCCCGAGGCGATCAAGGAGAAGATCGTGTCCGGCCGCATCGGCAAGCGCCTGAAGGAGCTCGCTCTGCTGGAGCAGCCCTACATCAAGGACAGCACCATGAGCGTGTCGGAGATGGTCAAGCAGGTGGCCGGTCAGATCGGCGAGAACATCCAGGTGCGCCGTTTCACGCGCTATACGCTCGGGGAGGGCATCGAGGTGGCCGGCAGCGACTTCGCCGCCGAAGTGGCGGCCATGGGTGCCTGA